Within Spinacia oleracea cultivar Varoflay chromosome 4, BTI_SOV_V1, whole genome shotgun sequence, the genomic segment atcttcacaaattccttccatatatccttagttatataactatacaaatcatatggcatcttttcatcttttggccTTTTCCTTGTACCCCGAATCCAACCAGTCGTcaatcttgatttgaattccctccaacgcttatcacaactctttaagacaacttctttcttagtttcatctgtgatatgaaattctctctaaatgaaagaaaaagaaaaggaacaagaaagtcttttagcacatgaaaaagacacgtagatatgtacaactgaatttccaaaataaaaccggttaccttgacgtcttcccacaaagtgtcttttattccttgtgaaacatcttcccaggttctgatcaatattgaaacctttgcgcgacttatctcgccaatgtgattcttgtaatccgttgcccatttccctgtgggtcggtccaagtgatcccattcaatttttcttggaaccccgggcatggattttattccttttgtagggcctcttggcttctttttttgcttttggggcacttgatttggtgatttgttagaaggacctgaatttgcgtgttgatcttcatccatgcctgacgctactgcattggaaaatcattaaaattacataccttcaaaagcaggattttaaaataaaaataaagttctgatcagttctgtgcactgatctgcacagctcagatcagaactgtgcagatcagtgcacagaactggtcagaactgatcagttctgtgcactgatctgcacagctcagatcagaactgtgcagatcagtgcacagaactgatcagagctgaccagttctgtgcactgatctgcac encodes:
- the LOC130472564 gene encoding uncharacterized protein isoform X2, with the protein product MDEDQHANSGPSNKSPNQVPQKQKKKPRGPTKGIKSMPGVPRKIEWDHLDRPTGKWATDYKNHIGEISRAKVSILIRTWEDVSQGIKDTLWEDVKREFHITDETKKEVVLKSCDKRWREFKSRLTTGWIRGTRKRPKDEKMPYDLYSYITKDIWKEFVKIRTSEEAEEISEKARQSQSFNIYPHHMGQKSYAEMTSEWQRKGYIPSVSSSSEGSSASTISSSLPSRTCLWLLARSKPDEKGNPYLPDEGTQKDEWKRKQDEGEFVPKSARDDVLSRALGKTKEGRPLTFGGGVGIKAVWGTGERRSF
- the LOC130472564 gene encoding uncharacterized protein isoform X1, whose translation is MDEDQHANSGPSNKSPNQVPQKQKKKPRGPTKGIKSMPGVPRKIEWDHLDRPTGKWATDYKNHIGEISRAKVSILIRTWEDVSQGIKDTLWEDVKREFHITDETKKEVVLKSCDKRWREFKSRLTTGWIRGTRKRPKDEKMPYDLYSYITKDIWKEFVKIRTSEEAEEISEKARQSQSFNIYPHHMGQKSYAEMTSEWQRKGYIPSVSSSSEGSSASTISSSLPSRTCLWLLARSKPDEKGNPYLPDEGTQKVKENIDEWKRKQDEGEFVPKSARDDVLSRALGKTKEGRPLTFGGGVGIKAVWGTGERRSF